The genomic stretch CTCCAAATATGATTTCAATCTGGATAAATAATATGTTTGTGATCCTGCACACTTGAACAACTTATTAGTAAACCCTATTGTTCTTaaaatactttgttatcatcaaaatcttttAAGAGCATAAGCAAATATTATTTTAACAATGACAAGGTTCCTCAACCAAATCCCATGGTTGGATGCCTCATAACATGCTATAGATTCCACTGTCATGGTGGATGAAATCGTAAGAGTTTGATTGACAATGCGCTAAGGAACTGCACCACCAACCAATATGTAAATATAGCCTAAAGTGAATCTTTTACTATCTTGACATCTAGCAAAATCTAAGCCAGGGTATATAGTGATCTCTAACTGGTCTGACTTCCTATATGTGAGCATATAATCTTTTATTCTCTTTAAATACCTTATAGTCTTTTTGGATGCTTTTTAATGATGCATTCATGGATTGCTCAAATAGCTGCCTAACACCCCAACTATAAATGCAATATTCGTATGCGTATAAACTTGGGCACACATCAGATTCGCTACAGCTAAAGAGTAAGGAATCTTTTTCATTTCTTGAATTTCTAAGTTTCTTTTTAGGCCCTAAATTTATCTTATTTAACAACAGGAGTATCCCTTGATTTACACTCCTACATGTCAACCCTTTTAAGTACCTTTTCAATATAGCTCATTTGTGATAATCCTAGAATACCTCAAAATCGATCTCGGTGTATCTGAATTCCTAATACAAAGGAAGTGTCACCAAGATCTTTCATTTCAAATTTTCTTGATAGAAATTTATTGATTTCGTGCATCATGTTTGTATCATTGGTGACAAACAGTATGTCATTAATATACATGATCAATAATATGTACTTACTTCCACTAAATTTATAATATACACAATCTTCAATAACATTCACCTCAAAACCAAATGAAATAATCACTTCATGAAACCTCTCTGGTGCCACTGGTCTTCATTCTCCTCTTATTGACAATGCTTTGTTGTTATGTaacttttttctttcatctttgaaTTGTTTTATACATTTTACGGACTATTTCGTATTTTCAATTTACGTTCTATCTTAATTTCATGTTCAATTTCAGTTTGTTAATTTCAATTTAGGAATTGTTTTGTGAATTTAAGAACTGAGTATTGAGATTTTAGGTTGAGTATCATTGTTCAATGGTGTTTGTTTATGTATTTAGATTAATTTCATATTCCATATTGTTGATTTATTTAGTCTCACTTGCTTGTGAAAAATATCCGTTTTTGGTTATGCTTTGCATGCTGTGAACAAACGAATTAAATAAACCAGAAAGAAGCGTATAACAAAGTATTGAGATTAACCATAAATGTTGGATCATAAATGTTTAATTTCAGAAAAATCTAAAAGTAGACATGAATAAATTATTATAAGAAATTGAAAAATATCAATGGTTTTTAATAGTATTTTTTGaaaaaagtcaaaagaattgattaattaatAGTATTAATTAAAAACTAATTACATTTTTACTTAATCGGCTGGAGGAGGTCTAAAGTGAATTTGAACTATGGTGGAAAAAAAAAGATAGGTTTAGACTAAACACCATCATATCTAAAAGGTTTATTATACTATTTTAGAATTAGTCTTTGACAATCAATTTATGgttatttattttaaaatttattaagTTCAAATGTTAATGAACAATATTATATACATTCTCCGAGGAAAAAAATATTTGCTTGAAATTTTTTTTTATGCACACACAAATTGCAACTATTTCCATATTTTACTTAAATCCATTCAATACTTTTAAAAGTACAATGAATAATCTTAAATATAAAAGTTAATAGTTGATTAAACATTGATTGTACTTAAACAATAGTTAATTAACAACTAAGATTATATATTAAGGGTCATCATCAATCTAATATTTATTCAGTTTTAATTAATAGTTATTTTTATTTGAGAGATGAATTTTTCATTTTGAGAAGTTAAagttttcattttttttttctttcttcatTTTACGAGTTCCTTTTTTTGTATGATTATTTAATACAATTGAATTTAtatgattattttttattttacgattaaataattaattttaattttacacgtatatctaaatatattttatattgtATCAGATACATTTTCTTGTTCAGACACACATGTATCTTACTAATTTTTCTATAAAATATCTAACTAAAACTGTCTCAAGTTTTTGAAGGCTCTGTGTAGATTAACGATGAACAATGACAAAATAAAAAGAGGTTTTATTTAATTATGACTTTATCTAACAAATATTTTACGAGACTCTGTTTAACTCTATTTTAACCTTGACAAATTTTGTTTGGAACATTTTTTTACTAGGGAGTATTGAGTATTGTGAGACTTCTTTTGCAAGAGCAAaacctttgtgagagacacaccacaataccacatattcatccaaaatcttaaggtgatagcTGAGTGAGTTCTCTCACactcaagtctccacatttccaaccaatgtgagactattaGCCACACTACTCACACTTCCTATATTCTCAACACTCCCtctcaagtgtgagtccacaatgctcTCTCTAAAGTGAAAAAAATtttacttccacaaactcttgtatCACACGAAACGTTTCTTACTCGTCACCCTTGTGACGCCGTTGAAACTCTAACATTTCTTACTTACCATCCTTGTGGTACCTTTAACttttcgatacaagtaagtcgaTCTCCTTTTCGAActaggctctgataccatgtGTTGGGGGAGTTTTTTTCACTAGGGAGAATTGAACATTGTGGGACTTCTTTTATTAGAGCAGCATCTTcgtgagagacacaccacatattcatccaaaatcttaaggtgaCATGTGAGTAAGctctctcacttataaatgccAAAGTCTTCACATTTTCAGCCAATGTGAAACTAACATCCACACTACTATCATCCACACTACTCACATTTACTATATTCTCAATAAATTTGAAATCTTCTACGGTAGTCTACCTTGCACACCCTTAAAAACGATCATATATCTAGCACATATAATATAATTATTTGTTTACTTAACTTTTTTCAAAAAATAGATTAAAATTGATTTCTTAGTTGTGTCATCAAATTTTATAAAGTTGTCTAAATTTATTTCACAACCTTTAAATATTTTAgtgttatttatttattatctattaaatttaaaattatttaaaattaaatgttaatttTAAATTACCAATTTTTTTTACCATATTACTATTAAATAAACATCAAACACACAAAATTATGTGTGCTTGAATTAATtgtgatataattttttttgaTATAGTTGATTTTGATAGGATTGATTTTAAGAGAATTAAGTTTATTATAATTGATTTATGTTTGAATACATTTGCGTAAAAATGAATTGAATAATAAATTTAAGTGTAAAAATCACGTTTAAACTTTGAAATTACAAATTCTAACTTTAAATATAGTCAATTGTGGAGGCAAAATCAATTATACTTTAAAGAATCAAACACCTCAAAATTAATCCAGAATCAATAAACACCTCAAAATGTTAATATTTTGCAATGTTTTAAAAACCATACAAGTTATCAAATCGATGAGGGTATTGGGTCACTGGTTTATTGATCGAACATCTGAGTCACTAGTGGAACCACATGAGAAAATCAGATTAAACTGAATAATTCAATCTCTATAACAAAATTATATAACTATTAAACTGATTGAACTAAATGACTATCTCTCTAAAAAAACTTAAGATACcttcaaaattttaaaatatcaTAATTTCACAAGTTcattatttaaatttaaattacAAACAGAGTCATCacacaataaaataaaatagtataaAATATAAATCAAAATAAATTTTAAACAAAGTCTAATTGCAAACTAAATTGAATATCAAAATAACTACATTGTCTGATAAATTTAATTTGGAAAAGTTGTTTCAAATACGACTCTATTTGATAAAAATAGTGGTTGAATGATAAACTACCTTATAATTTATGGTTAATGACGGATGATTGATGACTCATAGTTTATAGTTGATGGTTGATGTCTGATAATTGATAAATTAATTGAAGTGTTTGGTAAAATTAATTGTTCAACTAACCAATAAAGATAAAATGATATAAAAgatatttaatattttattttaaattaaaataaattataaaagataaaatatggtttttattaaaataataaaaataaaaataaaaagcTATTAGCTAAAATGCTATTTAAAAAAACGtctaaaaaataaattataaattaataaaataaacTATAAACTAATGATGAAAAAACCGTTATCAAACCGATCTAAATTGTCATATGAGTTTATAACTATAAACTCACAAATGTGACTTACCAAATAGAGCTTAAGTTTTGAactttaattttttatttttaattatcaaatTGTTTTGTTGAAAAAAAACAATCATTTAACTCGTCGATTTTCTAAAGCAGTTGATTTGTTGATTTTCTAAAGCCGCCGATTCATCAATTTTTATCCGTTTTGATCGATTCTAATCGATTTTCACTAATTCAATCATTTATCCGATTCAGTTATCAGAGCAGTGATTTGATCGGTTCGACCCACCGGTTCGGTGTGACTCTTATATTTTGTCTTTATTAGTGCAATTCAAACCATCCACAAAATTCCAAaacaaaatataaataatataaataGAATATAAGTTGCAAATTCAGATTTCATTACAACTAGATTTAGATAACTGCAAAATTACAGACAACATAGAGAGGGAAGGAGAGACagaaagagagagaaagagagggTGACCGTTTGAACGGCCACCTCCATCTCCACCTCAACGTACCTGGCTGTCCACTCCTCTGTCATTCTTTTCCCTTTCACCCTATTTTCTTCTTTTCCTCCACTTATCCAAAAAAAAACATCATCAAAAGAACAACAATCTGGGTTAAGAAAAAACAAAACCAACCAAACTTTTTTATGCTTCTTTTTAATAATCTCTCAATGTCACCACCACGTTAGAAAAACGATCAttctttttaatttattaatttttattattattattatttgtgtTGTTTTTGTTGATGTCAAAGTTGAACCGTTGAAAATTTTTCAACAaagagagaaagaagaagaagaaaatgcAGCACAATATATTTGCTTCAATGCGTAGTTTAAAGATCATGGACGGTTGCAAAGGCTCTCAGGTTTACTCTATCCACAACCCTTCTTCCACCGCCACCGCCGGTTCCGGAACCGCCGGTGGAGGAATTGGTGAAAAGCTTCTTCAACAGCTTCACGATCATATTAAAAGTCAAACGTTTCGAAGCAAATCAGTTCGTGTTTTTCAATCACCTAATCGGACATCATCCGAGGTTGTCGTTGAAGGTTCAGGTTCTCTTCTTCCTTATGGACTTCCTATGTCAGACATTTTGGAGCCCAAAATTGATCCAGTTTTGAGGCCGGTTAATTTGGTTGAAAGGTTGACTGGTTTGTATAATAAGATTGAGAATTGTTCGGAGTTTGATAGGTCTGAGGTTTATTTGGAGCATTGTTCGGTTTTTAAGGGGTTGTCTGATGCGAAATTGTTTCGCCAGAGTTTGAGGTCAGCACGGCAGCATGCTGTGAATGTACATACGAAAGTCGTGCTGGCCTCGTGGCTCCGATATGAGAGGAGGGAGGACGAGCTGGTTGGCTGGTCTTCGATGGATTGTTGTGGTAGGAATATTGAATGTCCTAAGGCTACTTTGGTGGCAAATGGGTATGATCCCGAGTTGGTTTTTGATGTTTGTTGTTGTTCTCGTGATTGTGAGGATGAGGGCGACGGCGGGGACGAGGATGAGGATGAGGAGGATTTTATGACATTTGTTGGTCAACAATGTTCTACCTCGTatgaggatgatgaagattgGGATATGTCGTTTTGTATTGATGATGATGAGATTAGGTGTTGTAGATTCAATATGGCTTCGCTTTCGATCCCGTTTAAGACAATGTTGTACGGTGAATTCGTAGAATCAAGGAGGGAGAAGATAAATTTTTCAAGGAATGAGTTTTCTGTTGAGGTAATGAAGGCGGCCGAGGTTTTTAGTAGGACTAAAAGTTTGAGCACGATCAAACCTAATGTAGTCTTAGAGTTGCTTTCTTTGGCGAACCGGTTTTGTTGTGAGGAGATGAAGTGTGCTTGCGACGTGCATTTGGCGTCGCTTGTTTGTGAGTTGGAAGACGCCTCGTTGCTCATTGAGTATGGGCTTGAAGAGACGGCGTACCTTTTGGTTGGGGCTTGCTTGCAGATTTTTCTGAGGGAGCTACCCGGTTCGATGCAGTGTTTGAGTTTTGTGAAATTGTTTTGTAGTCCGGTCGGTAGGGATAGGCTTGCTATGGCAGGGCATGCGTCGTTCATGCTTTATTATTTCTTGAGTCAGGTTGCCATGGAGGAAGAGATGAGGTCAAACACAACCGTGATGCTGTTGGAGAGATTAGTCGAGTGTGCAAAAGACGGATGGGAGAAGCAACAAGCATTTCATCAATTAGGTGTTGTTATGTTTGAGAGAAAAGAATACAAAGATGCACAACATTGGTTTGAGTCAGCGGTGGAGGCAGGTCATGTTTATTCTTTAGTTGGAGTTGCGAGGGCGAAATACAAACGAGGTCATACATATGCGGCGTATAAGTTGATGAACTCGCTTATCAATGATTATAAACCTGTTGGATGGATGTATCAGGAAAGATCTTTGTATTGCATTGGGAAGGAGAAAATGATGGACTTGATCTCTGCAACCGAATTAGATCCAACGCTTTCGTTTCCTTACAAATACCGAGCTGTTTCTTTACTAGAGGAGAACAGGATTGGACCTGCCATTAcagaaataaacaaaataatcGGTTTCAAAGTTTCTCCTGACTGCCTTGAATTGAGGGCTTGGTTCTTAATAGCCATGGAAGAGTACGAAGCAGCACTTAGAGATGTTCGGGCTATTTTGACATTGGATCCGAATTATATGATGTTCTACGGGAATATGCATGGCAATCACTTGGTACAACTACTCGGTCCTGTTGTTCAACAGTACAATCAGGCTGATTGCTGGATGCAATTGTACGACCGGTGGTCCTCTGTTGACGATATTGGTTCGTTGGCTGTTGTACACCAGATGTTGGAAAACGATCCAGGGAAAAGCCTTTTGTGTTTTCGGCAATCTCTCCTTTTGTTACGGTGAGTGAAACTCTTATACTAATTTGATTATAGGTCACTATATCCACTAATTGACAACATTGCCAATTAATCACTTATATCATTTTATGCTCAAATCTGATTATTGCCAGTGTTGATTTTTCTTCAATCTTGCAGGCTAAATTGTCAAAAAGCAGCGATGCGTAGTTTGCGGCAGGCTAGAAATCATTCGACTTCTGACCATGAAAGGCTTGTCTATGAAGGATGGATACTCTACGACACCGGTCATCGTGAAGAAGCGTTAGCAAAGGCCGAGGAGTCCATTTCTATTCAAAGATCATTTGAAGCTTACTTTCTCAAAGCTTATGCATTAGCCGACACAAGTCTCGATTCGGAGTCCTCGAAGTATGTTATCCATCTCTTGGAGGAAGCTCTTAGATGTCCTTCAGACGGTCTTCGGAAAGGACAAGTAAGTGCTATATATTTTAAACTAAGCACTCGATTTTTCGATACTGAAGTAGTGTACTTATCGTTGTCATTTTTTTCGAATCGTAGGCACTAAATAATCTTGGAAGCGTCTACGTAGATTGTGATAAATTGGACCTTGCAGCTGACTGCTATATGAATGCACTCAACATCAAGCATACGAGAGCACATCAGGGCCTGGCACGTGTATATCATCTTAAAAATCACCGCAAAGCCGCATACGATGAAATGACAAAGCTAATAGAAAAGGCTTGGAACAGCTCATCGGCTTACGAGAAACGGTCGGAATATTGTGATCGTGACATGGCAAAGAGTGATCTTAGCCTGGCAACCCAGTTGGATCCTCTAAGGACTTATCCTTACAGATATAGGGCAGCAGGTAAGTCTATATATCAATGGTTCTATAGTAATTCTCTGTATTTTTATTCGTGTCGCGAGATggaaacacacacacacacgcaagCTTATTATGTTCTAACTTGGAAACTCTGTGTACCAGTTTTAATGGATGATCATAAGGAAGCAGAAGCAATTGAGGAACTTTCAAAAGCCATTGAATTCAAGCCAGATCTGCAACTCTTACATCTTAGAGCAGCGTTTTACGATTCAATGAATGATTTCGCTTCTACTGTCCGAGACTGTGAAGCAGCCCTTTGTCTTGATCCTGGCCACGCCGAGACTCTTGAGCTTTGTAATAAAGCACGGGAGCGGATTAAGGAACAAAAGTGAGAAAACCTGATATTTAAAAAGAATCCATGTTTTTTCCGGAGTGTTCCCCTATGGACACAAGCGTATTCTTGCCAAACTGTACTTTTTCTAAAACACAAAGAACCAGTAATCATCAATGCCATTTAGCGAATGTTTGAATTCACGGCGAGTTTGACATAATCATGGTGTCAATCGGATTGCCTATATCTTTTGAACTGGTCTTCTGGAAACAGGACTACAGAAAGGAAAAGAAAAGTTTAGTAAACTCGTTTCGGTCGAAACAGAAAGGGAAAGTAGAGAAGCAGAATAACTTGTAAATATATGTAACGACACGGCTTGTGTTTTTGTCCTACGATGCTTAAGTAGTAGTGCACGCAGTTGCAACTGTTATGTCGACTCCGTGCCGCATCAGCGAGAATGGCGAGGTATTCCTTTTGTTAGTCAAAACATGTACATGGAAATTCAATTTATGCAAGTTCAAGATTTAGATATTTACTACCATTGTATTTTTGGCTGAGCAATTGTTTATTCACATCGTGTTGTAACATTTCTCACTTCTCTG from Lathyrus oleraceus cultivar Zhongwan6 chromosome 7, CAAS_Psat_ZW6_1.0, whole genome shotgun sequence encodes the following:
- the LOC127107722 gene encoding ethylene-overproduction protein 1 → MQHNIFASMRSLKIMDGCKGSQVYSIHNPSSTATAGSGTAGGGIGEKLLQQLHDHIKSQTFRSKSVRVFQSPNRTSSEVVVEGSGSLLPYGLPMSDILEPKIDPVLRPVNLVERLTGLYNKIENCSEFDRSEVYLEHCSVFKGLSDAKLFRQSLRSARQHAVNVHTKVVLASWLRYERREDELVGWSSMDCCGRNIECPKATLVANGYDPELVFDVCCCSRDCEDEGDGGDEDEDEEDFMTFVGQQCSTSYEDDEDWDMSFCIDDDEIRCCRFNMASLSIPFKTMLYGEFVESRREKINFSRNEFSVEVMKAAEVFSRTKSLSTIKPNVVLELLSLANRFCCEEMKCACDVHLASLVCELEDASLLIEYGLEETAYLLVGACLQIFLRELPGSMQCLSFVKLFCSPVGRDRLAMAGHASFMLYYFLSQVAMEEEMRSNTTVMLLERLVECAKDGWEKQQAFHQLGVVMFERKEYKDAQHWFESAVEAGHVYSLVGVARAKYKRGHTYAAYKLMNSLINDYKPVGWMYQERSLYCIGKEKMMDLISATELDPTLSFPYKYRAVSLLEENRIGPAITEINKIIGFKVSPDCLELRAWFLIAMEEYEAALRDVRAILTLDPNYMMFYGNMHGNHLVQLLGPVVQQYNQADCWMQLYDRWSSVDDIGSLAVVHQMLENDPGKSLLCFRQSLLLLRLNCQKAAMRSLRQARNHSTSDHERLVYEGWILYDTGHREEALAKAEESISIQRSFEAYFLKAYALADTSLDSESSKYVIHLLEEALRCPSDGLRKGQALNNLGSVYVDCDKLDLAADCYMNALNIKHTRAHQGLARVYHLKNHRKAAYDEMTKLIEKAWNSSSAYEKRSEYCDRDMAKSDLSLATQLDPLRTYPYRYRAAVLMDDHKEAEAIEELSKAIEFKPDLQLLHLRAAFYDSMNDFASTVRDCEAALCLDPGHAETLELCNKARERIKEQK